One genomic segment of Falco biarmicus isolate bFalBia1 chromosome 15, bFalBia1.pri, whole genome shotgun sequence includes these proteins:
- the LOC130159444 gene encoding E3 ubiquitin-protein ligase RBBP6-like, translated as MSCVHYKFSSRLNSDVVTFHGPHISLRDLRRQIMGRERLKATHCGLQVTNAQTMEEYTDDNALIPRHSSVTVRRVPVRGVKATGKTDLGCC; from the exons ATGTCGTGTGTCCACTACAagttctcctccaggctgaactccGATGTGGTCACCTTTCACGGCCCCCACATCTCCCTGCGCGACCTCAGGCGCCAGATCATGGGCCGCGAGAGGCTGAAGGCGACCCACTGCGGCCTGCAGGTCACCAACGCCCAGACCATGGAAG aatacaCAGATGACAATGCCCTGATTCCAAGGCACTCATCGGTAACTGTTAGGAGAGTCCCTGTTAGAGGAGTTAAAGCTACCGGCAAGACAGACCTTGG ctgctgttaa